In the Thermodesulfobacteriota bacterium genome, CGCCTCGTTGCGCAGCTCGTCGGCGGCGGCGGAGGACTGGGCAGCCGAGGCGGCGTTCTCCTGGACCACCGCGTCCATGTCCTGGATGCCATGGCTGATCTGGGTCATGCCTGTGGACTGCTCCCGGTTGGCCGTGGTGATCTCGGCGATGAGGGCCGCGGCCTTGGTGGCGCTGTCGGCCACCTCGGCAAAGGCCTTGGTGGACTGGCCGACCAGGTAGGCGCCGTCCTGGATCTTGCTGATGATGTCCTCGATGAGGGCGGCGGTGTCCTTGGCGGCGTTGGCCGAGCGGCCGGCCAGGTTGCGCACCTCCTCCGCCACCACCGCGAAGCCCAGGCCGGCCTCGCCGGCCCGGGCCGCCTCCACCGCCGCGTTCAAGGCCAAGAGATTGGTCTGGAAGGCGATCTCGTCGATGGTGCGGATGATCTTGCCGATCTCCTTGCCGGCGGCATCGATGGCCGTCATGGAGGCGTCCATCTGCCCCATGTAGGTTTGGGCCTTGTCCACCACCTGGCGGGTCGCGCCCATGAGCTCATCCGCCTTGGCGGTGTTCTCGGCATTGCTTCTGGTCATGGCGGTGAGCTCTTCCAGGGAGGCCGAGGACTCCTCCAGGGCGCTGGCCTGCCGGGCGGAGCCGTCCGCCAAGTCCTGGGCCGCCGAGGCCAGGCCGGCTGCCGACTGGCTCACCTGCTGGCTGCTGCCGGCCAGGATGCTGGAGACCTGGCGCAGGGGCTTTGTGACGGCCCGCCGGATGAGGAGCCAGCTGCCAGCCAGACAGCTTACCAGCACCGCCAGCAGGCCGAACTGGAAGGAGAGCACGGCGTCGGCCTGGTTCTTCTCCTCGTACAGGGTGACGGCGTCGTTCATGGTGGCCAGCAAAGGGACATTGCCCTGGCGGATGGCGGCCAGCGCTGCCTGGCCCTCCGGGGAGGCGGGCGGGCGCTCCTGGAGCACGGCAAAGTGCTTGCGGAAGGGCTGCCACAGGGCATCCACCTCCTGAAGCTTGGCCAGAATCTCCGGATGCGCCGGGGGCTTAAGGCCCAGCTCGTCATCGCCGGCGAGGAGCCCGCGCAGGGTGCGGTCGAAGAGGGTCACGGTCTGGCTCAAGGTGGCCCGGCAGGCCGCCAGATCCGGGCAATCGGCCAGGGACAGGGCCTCCTTGCTCATCTTCTGGGAGAGCATCCGCTGGCGGCCGGCCAGGTTGATGGCCCGGCCGTTGGTCTTCTGGTCCTGGACCACCGCGTAGATGATGGCGGTGTTGGCGAGACCGATGGCGAGGAAGATGACGAGCAGGAGCGAGAACTTGCGGTGCAGACCGAAGCGCGCCAGCATGGGAATCCCTCCGAAGGTCCCAGGGGGCAGGGGGGCGGCCGGTGGCTGCAGCAGGCCCGGTCAGGGCGGGCCTGCCGCGTGATCAGTCGTTGAAGCCCATCTGCTCGATGAGGCCCTGGATGTACCGCTTGGCCGCCAGCGACAGGTTGGCGACCTCGAAGCCGGTGTCGTAGAAGTCCGGATTGATATCCTTGCCGGACCAGACGCTCTTGGCCTCGAAGACCAGGTGGGTGCGGCCGGCGAACTCCTCCGGCAGGATCATGCGCAAGAGGCGGGTCTCGCCGGTCTCGATGGGGTCCTTGCTCACCAGCATGATCCCCTTGGTGGTGATATCCACGAGGTGGCCCAGATACTGGCCGGTCCGATCGTCGAAAACCTCCAGGTAGAAGATGAGGTGCCGGCGCTTCAGGCTGCGTTTCTCCTCGTGCATGGGATCCCTCTGCTGTGAAGAAAGGATGGACGGGCAGATACCGGAGCGGCGGTGACGTCTTGTATGGCGATTATCGCAAGGAGGCGGCGGGGAGCGCAAGGGGAAAACCATGGACAGAGCCGGCCGCGGCCGGGCCGCTGGGACCAGCACGGCAGGGGAGACCGTCAGGGCCGGGAGCGCACCCGGCTCGCGATGAGTTCGGCCACCGTTGCCGCGTCCATGGCGGAGGAGTCGATGCGGACCGCATCGGCGGCGGGTCGCAAGGGGGAAAGATCCCGGCTGGAGTCGTCCCGGTCCCGCTTTTCGATCTGGGCCAGGATGGTGGCGAAATCGGCGGGCATACCCTGGAGGGCCAGCTGCTCCACCCGGCGCCGGGCCCGCTCACTGGCCGAGGCATCCAGGTAGAACTTGTGCTCCGCATCCGGGAAGACCACGGTGCCGGTGTCCCGGCCCTCGGCCACCACGCCGCCGCCAGCGGCCAGCTGCCGCTGCAGGGCCACCAGCCGCTCCCGCACCAGGGCTTTGGCAGAGATCGCCGAGGCCACCAGACCCATCTGGGCGCTGCGGATGGCGCGGGAGACATCCTCACCGTCCAGATAGACCCGGGTGTCCTCGCTGCCTGGCGCCAGCCTGAGGTCGAGGCTGTCCAGGAGGGCGGCCAGGGCCGCGGTGTCGTCCAGGTCCACCCCTTGCCGCTGGGCCTTGAGGCCGGCCGCCCGGTA is a window encoding:
- a CDS encoding methyl-accepting chemotaxis protein; translation: MLARFGLHRKFSLLLVIFLAIGLANTAIIYAVVQDQKTNGRAINLAGRQRMLSQKMSKEALSLADCPDLAACRATLSQTVTLFDRTLRGLLAGDDELGLKPPAHPEILAKLQEVDALWQPFRKHFAVLQERPPASPEGQAALAAIRQGNVPLLATMNDAVTLYEEKNQADAVLSFQFGLLAVLVSCLAGSWLLIRRAVTKPLRQVSSILAGSSQQVSQSAAGLASAAQDLADGSARQASALEESSASLEELTAMTRSNAENTAKADELMGATRQVVDKAQTYMGQMDASMTAIDAAGKEIGKIIRTIDEIAFQTNLLALNAAVEAARAGEAGLGFAVVAEEVRNLAGRSANAAKDTAALIEDIISKIQDGAYLVGQSTKAFAEVADSATKAAALIAEITTANREQSTGMTQISHGIQDMDAVVQENAASAAQSSAAADELRNEAERLEEIVARLVVLVEGQRAGEAGTLLPATVPQR
- a CDS encoding PilZ domain-containing protein; translation: MHEEKRSLKRRHLIFYLEVFDDRTGQYLGHLVDITTKGIMLVSKDPIETGETRLLRMILPEEFAGRTHLVFEAKSVWSGKDINPDFYDTGFEVANLSLAAKRYIQGLIEQMGFND
- the cmk gene encoding (d)CMP kinase; this translates as MARRPIVTIDGPSGAGKSTVSRLVAARLGFTYLDTGAMYRAAGLKAQRQGVDLDDTAALAALLDSLDLRLAPGSEDTRVYLDGEDVSRAIRSAQMGLVASAISAKALVRERLVALQRQLAAGGGVVAEGRDTGTVVFPDAEHKFYLDASASERARRRVEQLALQGMPADFATILAQIEKRDRDDSSRDLSPLRPAADAVRIDSSAMDAATVAELIASRVRSRP